The Tripterygium wilfordii isolate XIE 37 chromosome 21, ASM1340144v1, whole genome shotgun sequence genome segment GAATAGGCTTAACTAATGTATTATACCTTGATTTTCAAGTAAAAGATCTACTTCTAGTGGGAACTAAAAAATAAGCCTCAATCTCATTTATTCTATTTGATCTTACATGTGCTGTTGGCATAGAGATCAAAACACATACGGTAGAGTTTAATACAACTAAGTATTTACAATGCACCACTAGGAGATGGCCCTCGGTGCACGGACTTAATAATTCTTCataaataaaacttttaagtgcGGTGCCTCATTGAGTGCTGAGTTCATTATGCATGTCCAATTCAATATCAAAAGAAATTTCCCTTCATTTCATCCTAAGATAGCAAAAGAGAAGCAACTAATTTAAGCAACACAATTCAGTTCCAagcattgagaaaaaaaatgcacGAAAAAGTTTCATAGACTGATATGGGAGGTGTAGAACAGCACCCATCCAACACAAAAGCATGGCACTTGTCTATATCCTACCTCAAGACTCTAATTGGGTTGTAGGCGTACGGAATGGAAATGCATGCCCGATGAATAGAGATCCCAACGGCTGGAAAGCTACTTTCATGGGAACCTAACTAGTGCCCcacttcaaaattatcaaatatgCACAGCAGGCTGAAGATATCATAGCTGCAAATTCTCGTAACAAAGCCTCATGGctaggagggaaaaaaaattatagaagaGAACTTTGGAGCTTAGTTTATCTAGAGAAGCTTATAAATGTGTATTTAGATTTTAGAACATTGACTATGACTCACCATCTATGAGTCCCATTTGCTTGGTCATAAAATGCATTGAGACTATAGATTGCAGGCACTGCAAGCAAAGAAATCATTACAACTTTACAAGTATGATAGCTTCTGAACTTCAGCTTTTTCATCACTCTCCTGATGTGGTCCTTGAACCCAACCCCATCACTGAATTCAACAATTCCATTTAACCCATCATTCATGAATTCACCAACAGATTTCACTTTAACCTCCCTAGGCATGACGGGGTACTTCCCAAAAGAAACAGGCATAACAAAAAACTTGGGGAATCCTCACTCAACAATCTATTGAAGCCACCAAATGGAAAAAAGCCAGTGAATCACAACCGATATACTCTCTAAACTCCTTCTGTAAAAACAATGTTTCCCTACGACTACCCTGTAGTTGAAATCCAAAGAACAAACAAGCCAATCGAATTAGATGCACTATACATATCCATAATACATGTATGATAGAaaagttcaaaattatcaaatatcAGAGAAACCCGGATAAAGCAAGAACCAAAACAAGCACTGACGAACTGAAAAAGATATACTTGTATGAACTCGGTTGAGGCCACAATTTCACGAGGTGCGGCCACTTTGGAAGCTGCAACAATCCAATGATTTGAATTTCATTTACTCTTGAAAACTTAAGAGATTGAAGAGGTGAAAGTTGTTACCAgcgagagaaaaaagaaaaggaaaaagtgaTTTATCAGATCGCTGAGTTGTGGTGCTTTTGCTTCACCTCTTCTCCTTCAACCTCAAGTCACATATTGGCGCCACTATTAAAACCCTTGCAAACAAGAACAGTGAGGAACACCAAGGAAGAAGGCCGTCTTACTTCTTAGCTAGCGTAACCGAAAGCCATTAATGTATCATTTATCGCCCATGTTATATAAAGCCCGTTCATGCACCCTTTTTGGCCCATTTAATTGACAAAGCCCATTAATGCTGCTGTGAAACCCATTAAGGTTAGTACTTGAACTAGTGAATTTAGTGTATTGAACTATTGAAGTATAGTTATAAAATCAATATCGGCAAAATATCACATGACATCATatacatgtaatatatatatatatatgtatatatataataagtagAGTACGATTGCGCCACGTGACCCCCTTATTAAATACTAAAATAGTGAGCAAAGACATGTTGTAATTGTATGTTTTCAACCAAGAATAGTGAGCAAAGACATGGATGTAATCTTATCTTGTGGGCGTCTCCGTCAAATGTGCGTTGATAAGTCCATGCTAAAGTTGCAATCAATTCTTGCCAATATCCACAAGCCAGGAAATGACAagtgttatttttgaaattatttataatttttaaaaccaAAAGTCATCGAAATTTATTATAACTCTCTACTATCTTAATTTATTTAGtatgataaaataaatataacttCTACATTGATAACATTAACTAACACTTCCGTATGCATTGAATGTATGCAACAAGTTTTGTAATCAATCTATTTTAACATCGCAATTGCATACATATCATGTCCAACACAAAGCAAAGCatagcatatatatattatgttatGCATAAGCAGTCTATTAGACTCTCAGAGAGATACACAGTACAGTACAGTACTGTCTAGTTGCCAGTTACGTATTGGAGTGTCATATAAATAACCTTTTCATCTAACTACTTCTGCCACTTTTTCAAAATACCGTTTGCATTGCTTACCAACcatgaaaacttgtcttcaATCCTCACATCAACAAACTCCTTGACTTTATACCCTCAAATACCTAGATAACCAATCTTGCCAGGATCGGAGTACTGAAAGGGGACAAACCCACAATATTCTTGTTCCTACCTACAACAACTCTCTATCAGACAAAATGGACAAGAAAAACCAACAAGGgatcaactcacctcacagaaGATAAACAAGCCACTCAAGCTCTCTTGATGCATGTTCTCTCACGTACCCTAGTGTTCACTCTCTCTCAAGCGGTGCCTCTCCCAATCCTTGCAACTCTTAAACAAAAAGACTGATTTTCGACCTAATTAAAGCACTGCAGTTCCTGACCAGAGCCAGCGGGCCGCTGGAGTACAATTATGCGTCTGCTCCAATTGAGCCAAAAAAAATCCCACACATAAAAAGCAAACCATATATAAGCCTCATATTTCACAcattcatctttttcttcttcaccttTTACATTACACAATTCACACATTCTGCCATCTCCAATCACCCAAACAAAATCAGGCACACAAGGCTCTCATGTTGAACGCATAATCTAACCCTCGCATTACAGATGTATTAATTACCAAGATCTTCACCCATGACCCAGATGTTGCGAAACAACCTCAAAACAACAATGCAACATAACGGTTCTATTCAATCACTAATTAAGATTCAAATGCAATCGGCCGGGGGGGATTCAATAAACCATCTTGTTAAAATGCCTTGATGCAAGTGATAGAAGTCACATTCCGGATAAGTCTTAGAAACTATGTGTGTACAAGCAACTATATTTGTGTGTAGAAGTTCTAGCACTAAGAGCATAAGAGTAAGGAGTACCATTCAATACTAATTTTTTCCCTCAATCCATCCAAATAACCAATAAATTATTCAAATCGATggaaaaaatgggaaaaaacaaacaaagttgACTACAGAAATACTACTGATGAggtgagacaaaaaaaaagaattcttcGGACAATTCCACAACCACTCATACTTGCCACAACCACTCACACTTGCCAGTTGCCATCAATGTAACCAAAGAATGAGTTATGAAGTACCGAAAAACAATAAATGCGATTTTGTCGACTAGCTATATTTAGCAGTTGTGAATTATCAAGTCAAATTCCAAGTGTATTTcagaccaaaaaaagaaaataatccaAGTGTATTTGTGATAAGATCATAAGACTAATCTATTTGGGGATTGTCCCAAAGATGTCAATGTATGAAATAGAAACTTCAGACCAACTTGCACCAATCTTCTGGGAAAATGCAATATGAATAAATGACCCctaccatctctctctctctctctctctctctatatatatatatatatacacacacgcacacatatTGTTTCACTTCCACCTAAGCTAAGATATACTTACTACACTTCATATTTTCTCTATTGGATAATTCATAATTGGTCGCCAAATATGCAGAAGATAGAGATAAATCAGACTTATCAAGGAAATTAATAAACACGGACATTTATATTCTTATCATATGAAGAATCTCTCAATTCCTAAGATTTCAGTATAGAACTTCCACCCCCATTTCTTGACTATTTCTTCTTTTCCTACATCATAAAGCACATTCCTcaataagataaaaaaaaatacacatataaatatgattaaaagtaataaaaaagtttaaaaataaattaaagataccAACAAGTTTTAAACTTTCATGTCACAGCTTGCAAAACCTAATGATCAGTAATTAATTTCTGCTTACAAGaactaacccaaaaaaaaaaaaaatcatgatcttTTGCACATACCAGTCATCACCAAAAACTTGTAACCTTCAGTAAGATGGAGGAGGAGGCGGAGGAGGTGCTCCCCAAAACACCTCATGCGGCATCTGTCCATTTGGTCCCAAGTTAGGAGGCAAGTTGTAAATTGGCATTGTAGGACTACGGTTCTGCTGCTCTTCTATGCTTTGTGTTTCACCACCACCGTTATTGTGGTTATTTCCAGAAGAGTTTTTCTGCACTTGATTAATCCCCTCGCCCTTTCCTAGTTCCTCCTCCTCAAGTGGAAGTCTCTCATAAGTTGCATTAGTAAATGTGGCAGCTATAACCATCACTGGCCCTGACGCCACCAAAGAACCCACCACCGTCCCACCAACCACTTGCCCCTGCCCACCTGCCAAGTACACCGTCAACCCCGTAGCACCCGGTGGAGATGGTGGGGGCAAAAATGCACCGGATAACGACAAAATCTCGAATCTTCCTTGGAGAGTGATAACCCCACCTGGTGCTGCGGGCTGGCGGAGAGTGACATTGTTGACAATGCCGCTTCCACTCATTATCGACACGCCACGGTGGTGGCGGTGTGCAAAATTGGCAAGACTCTCCACAATGTCACCGCCGCTTGTGATTTCGAATACGTGGCTGTGGAAAGAATTAGGGCTTTCTTTGGTTATAACAATCGGAggttttgctttgtttttggaGCCGGGAGGTCGGCCTCTGGGGCGGCGAGAGGAGGTGGATGTACTGCCTGGATCGGTGGTTTCGTGGTGGGGGTGTTTGGTGTGGTCTCCGGATTGGTCTTCTTCATCGTCTTGGTTTGGGGTTTGGGTGCGGTTAGGGATGGTGGTGTTGTTGTCGTCGAAACTGCCATTCTCGTCAGGGTTTCTCAAGTGTAGTGGAGTCATCGTTACATTCCCTGCCCACCATCGATTCGCCATCACAACtctacttttcctttttttcctccttAACTGTTGTCGTGTAGATTGATTTGGAGATCTCCgataaaaaaagaacaaatccAAGATATATACAATATAAAAACCTTATCCTATTATGACTCGATCAGAACAACCCAGCATCATGAGTTTCCAATTGTTTTTGCATGAAATCAGTAAATAGTCAGAtccaacaagaacaagaaaccaCAAAGATCTAATAACTGAGCAGAAGAACATGCACTCGTGTACACAAAAGATGAACCTTGATTTGCTTCCGGAGCTGTAAAAAAGATGAAGTAACAAAGTCAGTTTGGTACGGGAAGCTGCGAGGAGagattcttcttccttcttgtcTTCTTGATCAGGTTCGTTTTTTGTGCTTTCTAGTTTTTACGGGCTATAGGTGTGCGTACGATAAAAGACTGAGCACCAGCAGCGTACGATAAGCATCATTATATGTGTATCCAATGTATATATCACTTTCTATCTCTGTCTGTGTAGCGGTTTTGCACAGGCAGGTTTTTGGGTGTTCCCCTTAAGATAAGATGCAATTTGATAACAATAACAGTGTCGGAAAAGTTTCGAGAAAGCCCAAAAGGTCGTCTCCCACTGCTCTGAAGTGTTAATATTTAATTACTTAAAAGCCCCTGTGAATGGTTTTCAATTAAGGGGGCTTTAGTGGGCGCAGGTGATGTCTTTTTCTTCCCAAATTAAACCGCTAGACTGCAAGTTGCAGATGTGGATTAATTATGGACTTTCtttgagatagagagagaagcgAGGCTTTGTGGGGTAGCGTGAGGCGTGAGCATGActgcatgagagagagagagagagagacaggggGGGGGGGTCAGTCAAATGGCAAGGAGAAAGGAAGATGAGCAAAAAAAACCAAGCCAACAACAACAACTCACCAAACCCAACACATGTTATTCAGATCAGAGTCCACCTCctcctttattatttttctctgtTGTCCGAAGATGAAGATATATGGATAGACTTCCCAATCCCATTTTCGGTGCgtgagtctctctctctctctctctctcgctgcGGCAGCATCAACTTTTGAATGGCCTTTGGTGTTACCGAAGCACCATATTTTGACCATTATTTTGTTAAAGTCACTCCACTTGTGGGATTTTTAGCTCCTGCTCATGGACATGACTAACTCCCACTAGTGGGCAAATTTGACACCTTATTGTCAATGTTTATGATCCTAGCCACCTAGAATTTCATATATAACTCATGTTGTCTTGAGTCTCTTaatcatataaaattataattacttaattagttATTTCCGATCTATATTGtttgaagaatgaaaaattCTATCAGTTCGTCTCTAATTTCGGGGTAGGAGCAACACAAAATCTGTGGTATTATGTCTTAATGAATCTGGATGTATATAAGATCCAATCCATTAATGATATTTACAGGCTAAATGCATGCATGCAAATACACTATATGTCACATGAGTGACGAGTCGTGAGTTTAAGTCACatgaattatttcatttatcaCAATTTGCGAGATAGTTTCTTGCTCAACATAGCGTGTGCAAATATCAACCTACGTTATTTTTATGCACTGAGCCTTGACCTAGATATCAATTGATCCATGGGGTTGCAAAGACTTTCATGTAGCCGAAAAATTACCAACAAGTTATGAGTTGTCTGATGAAAAGTTGGGTGGGTTTCACgtataaaaaaataagaagttgattttgatctcttagcATATATTAGTATATATTGTCATCTTGATTTGGGCTCCTATTGGAAGGACATTTGTTTTTCCCTCTCAAAAGGAGCAGAAATCTAACTATCtggcagatatatatatatatatatatatatatatatatatatatatatattttcaatgtTATGTGGATTTAGATGATGAAACATTATTGAACGTGTTTGGCAGTGTTTGCATTGCGTTTgggtgcacctcacctcacattactacaattttttgtgacacgccaaacttTTTTATCAGCAGAACTCACTTAACAGCACCACAACTCTTTACCTTgcagcacctcacctcacagtacTCCCAAACgggtatattatatatgttgaattgtcccaccTAATTAAATttgatcaattattttattttagattaatgtacaatgtaaatgttaagtgattttatattaatattattaatcatttaatataatcgtaatttagatacgtcaaatgcacctcacagcaccgcaccgtaccacaccacagttttaaaagtgatacgTTAAACAGCTTTGCATTTGAACTAATCTCACAGCATCACAATTTTGAACCTCACAACAGTTCACAGCACGCTCAAACGGACACATTACAGGTAGCTACGTGATGACTAATTGTGCTCTAAACAAGAGGCCAAGGAACTTAACATGCGTCGTAATCTTTCATGAGCTGGATTACACAATTTATCATGGCCAGCGTCAACGTGGGATCGCAACATTACCCCCATGCCAGTCTCCACTATCTTAAGTCATGAATTTATACGATTGGTTTTCTCAATTCTTGAATAAGAATGATCATTCACATCGGCACCTTTACACTTTGCAGGCCTTGATTCTACCAACCCAAATACCCAATGCCATCTCATTGAACATTTACGTACGGACAAACAAAACAGGCCTCGGCCCATCATAAAGGGCCTTTTTCGAGAACACAAATCCAGtgttaatatattatttttgctATCGCAATAGGTGTTTGAATTAATTATAGTCGAAGAAAAGTTAAAAGTTGGCCACCAACACTTTGTAAGACACGTAAGTCAAGTCGTCCAGAGAACTCTTGACATCGAGGAATGTTGGATAAAGAGGCTTTGACGATCAAGTTAGTGAGACAAAAAATCGAAAAGTGTGCAATGAATGCGCATGAGAGGGTCTAGCCATAGCAGAAGGCACTTACCTGATAAAGTGGATTAGGACCCTTTTTGGTCACTATAATCGGGATGTTTCTTCGAAACATTGTTGTGATCTGTGAAGGAAGGAGCTCCAAATTCCAGAAGGATCTAAATGTATTTTGCGAGCATAATTTATCACCCAACGTAACATGtttaattaaattaccattttctTTGAGTGTCATAGCATATATTTAATTACATTGCATATATATGACGTCGCTTAATCAGTCAAACTTACCACAAtaattgaatttctttttcataaataagctttctttttcatatgTAGTTTCATTGCTTGTTTGCGATGAAGTCTCTGAATTTTTGATGGGGCAATATGTCTTTTCTGTTGTCTCCTACATATCTTTCTATATGGTTTAGGAATGAAGACATTATTGGCAGAAAACACATATAAAACAACAGTCATATATGGTagtagttttatttatttatttatatatatatatgtaaaaggaATGCCAAGTCTTCAATGGTCAAtgatatcaattaattaattaaggataAGATTGTCGGATCTTCTGTTCTTTAATCTGCTGGAgttatgcaattttgacttaGGACAAGAAAGAATAATAATAGCAAGTGTTGGAATTATATCAATTATTCTACTAAATTAATGTTTAGAAAGAAATGGAATTGAAGTCTGAAGATATAGAAAACGACAAAACAGTTAGTGCGTATGGGTTATCGTTGTACatggttttatatatatatatatattcaaaaacTTCCCCACAAAAGTGTTTGTCTTGTCTGAAATCGTCATTATGGGCTGGTCTATCTTCTTTGCATtggtattcttcttcttcttattatttttttaattttaaaaaaatgtttgtttttaaaaatgtttgGTATTCTTCTtctaggaattctcctatgtggaccaaaaatgtggaccaagtttgtggaccaaaatccaatggttgtaatcaatcacaacataagtgggggccacacatttattatgggacccatcacatctatggttgaaaaacaagtccacaaacttggtccacacttttggtcacataagagaatttctgattcttcttcttattatatatatatatcctcttATATCAATCACCGTTGATTCTTTCATGCATTTAAGATTAATGTTTGACAGATGATCAAATGGGACCCTCACAATAAAAGTAGCAGTGAATCAAAATAACCAGCTAGCTATATGGAAACCAACAGGAGAGTAGCTTCACTAGAAAAGTCGAGCAATAAAGCTAGTAATTAGACTCTTTCTCCTCAGCTCCTTCTATTCCTCATCAGATCCTCAACTACCTTTCACATACGCATATATCTACACATGTAAGTACCCAAATTTTATCAACATACAATATGATAGACTTGCACTCCTCCTTTTCCATAAAGAAATATTAAAcctgctatatatatatgtatgtatgtatagctAGCATATAATGGAGCAAGCACATGATGAGAAGTTgatgtggatgaagaggagacaaatgatgatgatgatgatgagtagaAGTCATGATGATGATTACTCTTCATGGGAAGAGAAGGCATTTGCAGAAGATCATGcagctggtggtggtggtgggggatGCATATGGCCTCCAAGATGTTACTCATGCAGCTTTTGTAAGAGACAATTCAGGTCTGCTCAAGCCCTTGGTGGTCACATGAATGTCCATAGAAGAGACAGAGCCAGACTTAAACAACGACAACAACACCACTCTCTTACTACTCTTCAACAAAATCTTCATACGAGTAGTCTTTCATGCTCTAGGGTTTCAGCTGATCAAGAAAGTCAAACCCAGCAGCATCATATTATGTCTCCTTACATCTACAAGTTTTCTGGACCAGAATCTGAAGTGGAAAACAagtcaaaaagagaagaagatcaGCATTCTACATGCCTGCAGATTAGTAGTCATGAAGCTGAGACTGATCTGTGCGTGGGATTGCATTCAGATAGGACAAGCGGGGCTTGTAAAAGACGTAAGACTAGTGGTATTTCAGGATTTTCATTCTTGATGATCAAGCCTTATTGTTCATATGATCATCATACGCAATATTCAGAGGTTATTCCAGCTGCTGCGGGTGCTGTGGAAGACATAGATCTTGAGCTCAGGCTCTAGCTCACTCACCAAAGCTGAagtagaagagaagagaagaaaagaaagattaaaaCAACAATTAATGTCTTTTTGGTTTCATTTCTTTATTATTGCCTTATGTATTTCTCTTCTATCTTTTAACCTAATATTGGAATTTCAATATGCATGTTCACATCATGCCCCAAAGAGGACAATTATAAGGAAATAACTTGATGAGGCTAATCCAAAATTGATGCAACAATGATTTGGTTCTGATCACACAAAGACACTCATTTCATCATTCCATTGGCAATATCAATATGTGATGCCATCTTTTTTTACAGATAGAGTGTCCATAGAAGTTAgtgtaaattaattaatgatctCGGTGATAGCCtatttgatgaatttttttagAACCAAACCGTTTAGATTCGATTGGGAGGTCTTGACTTCGATTACCACTAGGCTCAATATTTTTGTTACCACacatttgattttgattcaatttatCATAGTAGTTAATTGGTTGAGAATTACAAATTAGAGGTGGACTACTTTGAAAAACTGCTTCAAGGTTAATTTTTTCTGACAAAAATAGCTGTAGTTGTCCTACTCTCCTCTTCACAACCtaaatgtatgtatgtgtacaACATAGTTTTTTTGCCTAAATTTGTATGAGAATACACAAAATTATTATTGGTCGTAGTCATGTTTTACTTTCACTATAGCAGTAGTTTGTCTGTGGGGTTTTTTGAAGAGGTGAAAGAACTGAGAGTAAGTCACTTCATCAGCACATGCCCCCCTTAAAAGGAGGACTGATCTGGCGATCGCAACCAGTCAAGTCATGTATATAATACAAAAGATATATCACCAAACAATATGGATGACACCCTTTTTACCCTGTATTTTTACCATCACTACAATCTGTTGTCTCCCTTAGTTGACACCCCCAAGGCCCCATCCTCCTTCTATGATCTGATCTCTTGAAAAAGTCTACCAACTCCATCTCCAtggaatcaaattcaatatattttttttaaaccttcACGTCATTGTCATTGGCATTGGACACAGTTTACGAGTCTCAAGGGAGCTAGTAAAGTGTCTGAGGTTGAGAATTCAAACCAATCAAATAAGATATTTATTTATGAAATTTTGATTCATGGATTTGTTCCACTTTTGAATCTTTATTATCGTATGAAATTCAACCCAGCCTCATCTGTTGTTAGTGTGGTGCATGCTGGGTTGGGTATGATTGATTACCCCAAAAAAAtgtcttgttttttctttctactATGTATAAACTATACAGTACTTTACTATAGTAGT includes the following:
- the LOC119989194 gene encoding AT-hook motif nuclear-localized protein 15; translation: MANRWWAGNVTMTPLHLRNPDENGSFDDNNTTIPNRTQTPNQDDEEDQSGDHTKHPHHETTDPGSTSTSSRRPRGRPPGSKNKAKPPIVITKESPNSFHSHVFEITSGGDIVESLANFAHRHHRGVSIMSGSGIVNNVTLRQPAAPGGVITLQGRFEILSLSGAFLPPPSPPGATGLTVYLAGGQGQVVGGTVVGSLVASGPVMVIAATFTNATYERLPLEEEELGKGEGINQVQKNSSGNNHNNGGGETQSIEEQQNRSPTMPIYNLPPNLGPNGQMPHEVFWGAPPPPPPPSY
- the LOC119988054 gene encoding probable transcriptional regulator RABBIT EARS produces the protein MEQAHDEKLMWMKRRQMMMMMMSRSHDDDYSSWEEKAFAEDHAAGGGGGGCIWPPRCYSCSFCKRQFRSAQALGGHMNVHRRDRARLKQRQQHHSLTTLQQNLHTSSLSCSRVSADQESQTQQHHIMSPYIYKFSGPESEVENKSKREEDQHSTCLQISSHEAETDLCVGLHSDRTSGACKRRKTSGISGFSFLMIKPYCSYDHHTQYSEVIPAAAGAVEDIDLELRL